One genomic region from Drosophila subpulchrella strain 33 F10 #4 breed RU33 chromosome 2R, RU_Dsub_v1.1 Primary Assembly, whole genome shotgun sequence encodes:
- the LOC119549178 gene encoding uncharacterized protein LOC119549178: MRILPIVLLTLIAVHSGCGKKQSKKAKDKGPCGKPFLKELNGKCYYVAHKKLNWFGAQNNCLRKGLNLADVSTQEDFEAVVHYVTVQVGMDDYWFGGNDLQLEGRFQYISSGKLVRYMGEHGMVEATHRSNMDDCLEIRIRPNRTVVLDVNCQEKKFFVCEQNQGKCAIPTADSSDAKGQHHSHEHLHHFHHDAGKKENDKLEEGKKAHSVESDSRPADNSNSTEIGVSKETEAEGTTAGGEGETTPEGGKDGATTAGEGGTTPAEGAAGESTAAPDAAATTAEGATEASAAPGAEVTTPAAAAPEAGAAPETPAPAA, translated from the exons ATGAGGATCCTACCAATTGTGCTACTGACCTTGATAGCAGTCCATTCTGGCTGCGGAAAAAAGcagagcaagaaggccaaggACAAGGGTCCCTGCGGGAAGCCTTTTCTCAAGGAGCTGAACGGAAAGTGCTACTACGTGGCCCACAAAAAG CTCAACTGGTTCGGGGCCCAGAACAACTGCCTGCGCAAGGGCCTCAACCTGGCGGACGTGTCCACGCAGGAGGACTTCGAGGCGGTGGTGCACTACGTGACGGTGCAGGTGGGCATGGACGACTACTGGTTCGGCGGCAACGATCTGCAGTTGGAGGGTCGCTTCCAGTACATCAGCAGTGGGAAACTGGTGCGCTACATGGGCGAGCATGGCATGGTGGAGGCCACCCATCGCTCCAACATGGACGACTGCCTGGAGATCAGGATACGGCCCAATCGCACCGTCGTCCTGGACGTGAATTGCCAGGAGAAGAAGTTCTTCGTGTGCGAGCAGAACCAGGGCAAGTGCGCCATTCCCACGGCGGACAGTAGCGATGCCAAGGGCCAGCACCACAGCCACGAGCATCTGCATCACTTCCACCACGATGCGGGCAAGAAGGAGAACGATAAGCTGGAGGAGGGGAAAAAGGCACACAGTGTGGAAAGCGACTCGCGGCCAGCTGATAATTCGAATTCAACGGAGATCGGGGTCTCGAAGGAGACGGAGGCGGAGGGCACGACGGCTGGAGGTGAGGGTGAGACGACTCCGGAGGGCGGAAAGGATGGGGCAACCACAGCCGGCGAGGGCGGAACGACGCCAGCGGAGGGAGCCGCCGGAGAGTCCACGGCTGCGCCAGATGCAGCCGCCACTACGGCGGAAGGAGCCACTGAAGCGAGTGCTGCCCCAGGAGCCGAGGTAACCACCCCCGCCGCAGCAGCTCCCGAGGCGGGAGCAGCTCCGGAAACTCCAGCTCCGGCGGCCTGA
- the LOC119549177 gene encoding uncharacterized protein LOC119549177 — protein sequence MKHLLTALVALLSILPRGEVLGGGTACPRRYLRRINGKCYYFSVKKMNWFGALNNCLRKGLTLADLSNQRDFDGAVGFLSGLGNTEDFWFGGNDLYHEGRFQYISNGRLVRYYSNFSNVLPMEHSECDDCLEVRIRSQITMVSADNCQERQYFICSERYCQDADGGKKPKHHSHEHLHHFHHDIGESADGEVEEEEHERQAPIESGSHENEEPDSEAAAGAVDVPDVLEAESETPGPEGETTVGAAGGSGATGAAGGSETTAAGAEGVTPAGGEGATTAAAGAAVVEGATPAAGGETTAAAAAAETPAPAAA from the exons ATGAAGCATCTACTGACCGCACTCGTGGCCCTGCTGAGCATCCTGCCGCGCGGCGAGGTCCTGGGAGGAGGAACGGCCTGTCCGCGTCGCTATCTGCGCAGGATCAACGGCAAGTGCTACTACTTCTCGGTGAAAAAG ATGAACTGGTTTGGCGCCCTGAACAACTGCCTGCGCAAGGGTCTCACCCTGGCGGACTTGAGCAACCAGCGGGACTTCGACGGAGCCGTGGGCTTCCTGAGCGGATTGGGTAATACGGAGGACTTCTGGTTCGGGGGCAACGACCTCTACCACGAGGGTCGCTTCCAGTACATCAGCAATGGCCGGCTGGTGCGCTACTACAGCAACTTTAGCAACGTGCTGCCCATGGAGCACTCCGAGTGCGACGACTGCCTGGAGGTGCGCATTCGCTCGCAGATCACCATGGTGTCGGCGGACAACTGCCAGGAGCGGCAGTATTTCATCTGCTCGGAGCGCTACTGCCAGGATGCGGATGGGGGCAAGAAGCCCAAGCATCACAGCCACGAGCATCTGCATCATTTCCATCACGACATCGGCGAGAGTGCCGATGGcgaggtggaggaggaggagcacgAGCGCCAGGCGCCCATCGAGAGTGGCTCCCACGAGAATGAGGAACCGGACTCGGAGGCTGCCGCCGGAGCGGTGGATGTGCCGGATGTCCTTGAAGCCGAATCGGAAACCCCTGGTCCGGAGGGAGAAACGACCGTGGGAGCAGCAGGTGGATCGGGAGCAACTGGCGCTGCCGGTGGGTCAGAAACCACTGCCGCAGGAGCAGAAGGAGTCACTCCTGCAGGAGGCGAAGGAGCAACCactgcagcagcaggagcagctgtCGTCGAAGGAGCCACTCCCGCCGCAGGAGGAGAAACCACCGCAGCCGCAGCCGCCGCCGAGACTCCAGCACCTGCTGCTGCCTGA
- the LOC119550060 gene encoding centrosomal protein of 131 kDa isoform X1 — protein MDLCLKGSQINLATRQKTKPKYTSRSLTSLHSPCPHFRPRSANFLQQRSRSSPFLGRPQSADPKFGRRLSTFFSDKELRNSTKRQVSSNDLLKSLLEEPIKRSWLCRSTCNSSESDYSLQKRTPDSSEEGEHFLVTMSAGEKGKSYSSYSGTQGLSNGALLQRTAKPDLPGRVSFSKPNMHNDLDSSDCDNDKQEVRSSISAPGPLTLPSFLSKVEQADPAGQKKSVHFGSTAAEGEVLAETYEYPKCPSENCTCSTRSSSTTSTNEASSTAEVKCACDAPSCRFVEEPKPTDPIPTLPKAPTPELNVIREYNQAVKNHLGTETLNNIELLPNYLDKFGSPSKEKQNNLSETKNGATTSSSANSATSYRSASNPRNFGAENNFLPSLQDDRRSFGSGSSESVINNYLKVASTPPFVGKKKENVKPASADPIARSSKPKVNKMAANPAPLGKLKKAISVGNLREERKLSEYNLDKVDSWMSIQDQKQYDHKHKPGLEDLDEGQDNDTASQMSLKSNEDSRDSTYDEIVSVIKEIEEDKKRDNFSERIPSELNLKLDSRCETAETVTLSEGAVPESGDKYKDILAYLNNVESSCDKTLMETRRSMPDSNRSEVEFVVEPDVTDEVPKLSELLMLPNHQLARRVIALSLRANELANAIHMSKEHVFQLRGEKQKSLRAEKSTAAAKLRDQKKHYEEVVTRHQGFIEQLLKDKGSLCEKVAALTRRLESQNQAWEHRLETELARTKETTMAGEKIRRERWVRENTKKIKELTVKGLEAEINKMNCNHQREVTELKRTHQMQLLDALEEARTKHEQIETTIRESCAQDREAIIEKERTAIRERFERQLEEEQRTQAEQRQKLTEEFAAERERLQMEIRQRENDHQARRQDALREQEQELEQAKFEMQERMAKQEEKYQNRINTIEQQYQADFELWKTEHENKTKLAQAEKENAIRQHYRAERDRQLDELVVRMEADALQHSEEHELKINRLKEKYEKDLVLAESVEKSLREKYAETRGKLAEADAQVRNSQAEVKQLQLELSHSKKMCGDIIMERDRLRENLNADIQNELGVLSERHKQEMEQLQKRVHQTIQRQEETIEILKGDNDGLRQQCLKLNAVIRQQRKDYCVK, from the exons ATGGATTTATGTCTTAAGGGCTCGCAG ATAAACCTCGCTACACGACAGAAAACGAAGCCCAAGTACACAAGTCGTTCGCTGACGAGTCTCCACAGTCCGTGTCCCCATTTCCGGCCTCGTTCGGCCAACTTCCTCCAACAGCGCAGTCGCTCCTCGCCCTTCCTGGGAAGACCTCAGTCCGCGGACCCCAAGTTCGGTCGTCGGCTGAGCACCTTTTTCAGCGACAAGGAGCTGAGAAACAGCACCAAG CGGCAGGTATCCTCCAACGACCTGCTGAAATCCCTCCTGGAGGAGCCCATCAAGCGCAGCTGGCTCTGCCGCAGCACCTGCAACTCCTCCGAGTCGGACTACTCGCTCCAGAAGCGCACCCCCGACAGCAGCGAGGAGGGGGAGCACTTCCTGGTCACCATGTCAGCTGGTGAAAAGGGCAAATCCTACTCCTCCTACTCCGGAACCCAGGGCCTCAGCAATGGGGCTCTCCTCCAGCGCACCGCCAAGCCAGATCTTCCGGGCAGAGTGTCCTTCAGTAAGCCCAATATGCACAACGACTTGGACTCCAGTGACTGCGATAATGACAAACAAGAAGTCAGGTCTAGTATCTCCGCCCCGGGTCCCCTAACTCTTCCCAGTTTCTTGAGCAAAGTGGAGCAGGCTGATCCAGCTGGTCAGAAGAAATCAGTTCACTTCGGTTCCACTGCCGCCGAAGGAGAGGTTCTGGCAGAGACCTACGAGTATCCCAAATGTCCCTCGGAGAACTGCACTTGCAGTACGCGATCCTCTTCCACCACTAGTACCAATGAGGCTTCATCCACAGCGGAGGTCAAGTGTGCCTGTGATGCACCCAGCTGTCGGTTCGTGGAGGAACCCAAACCCACAGATCCCATTCCCACTCTTCCCAAGGCTCCCACTCCAGAGTTAAATGTCATAAGAGAGTACAACCAGGCGGTGAAGAACCACTTGGGAACCGAAACCCTCAACAACATAGAGCTACTGCCCAACTATTTGGACAAGTTTGGCTCTCCTTCGAAGGAGAAGCAGAACAATCTTTCGGAGACCAAGAACGGAGCCACTACTAGTTCCTCTGCCAATAGTGCCACCTCCTACAGATCAGCTTCCAACCCCAGGAACTTTGGGGCCGAAAACAATTTCTTACCATCCCTGCAAGACGATAGAAGATCATTTGGGAGTGGCAGTTCCGAATCCGTGATTAACAACTACCTCAAGGTGGCCTCGACTCCTCCATTTGTGGGCAAGAAGAAGGAGAACGTGAAGCCCGCCAGTGCGGATCCCATTGCCAGGAGCAGTAAGCCCAAGGTGAACAAGATGGCAGCCAATCCTGCTCCATTGGGAAAACTCAAGAAGGCCATCAGTGTGGGCAACCTGCGGGAGGAGCGAAAGCTCTCCGAGTACAATCTCGACAAGGTGGACAGCTGGATGAGCATCCAGGATCAGAAGCAGTACGATCACAAGCACAAGCCGGGACTGGAGGATCTGGACGAGGGTCAGGACAACGATACTGCCTCTCAGATGTCTCTAAAGTCGAATGAGGACTCTAGGGACTCCACCTACGACGAGATTGTATCCGTCATCAAGGAAATCGAAGAGGACAAAAAGAGGG ATAACTTCTCCGAGCGCATTCCCAGTGAACTGAACCTGAAACTGGATTCTCGTTGCGAGACCGCCGAAACAGTTACCCTTAGTGAAGGAGCAGTTCCTGAAAGTGGTGATAAGTACAA GGACATCTTGGCCTATCTTAACAATGTGGAGAGCAGTTGCGACAAGACGCTGATGGAGACACGTCGCTCCATGCCGGATAGCAATCGATCCGAGGTGGAATTCGTGGTGGAACCCGATGTCACCGATGAGGTGCCCAA ATTATCtgagctgctgatgttgcCCAATCACCAGTTGGCCAGAAGGGTTATTGCCCTGAGCCTGCGGGCTAATGAGTTGGCCAATGCCATCCACATGTCCAAGGAGCACGTCTTCCAGCTGCGGGGTGAGAAGCAGAAGAGCCTGCGGGCCGAGAAGTCCACCGCTGCGGCCAAACTGCGGGATCAAAAGAAGCACTACGAGGAGGTGGTGACCCGGCATCAGGGCTTCATCGAGCAGCTGCTCAAGGACAAGGGATCCCTCTGCGAGAAGGTGGCGGCCCTCACCCGCCGTCTGGAGAGCCAAAACCAGGCCTGGGAGCACCGCCTGGAAACGGAACTGGCCAGGACCAAGGAGACCACCATGGCGGGTGAAAAGATTCGGCGAGAGCGTTGGGTGCGCGAGAATACCAAGAAGATAAAG GAACTCACGGTTAAAGGCCTGGAGGCGGAGATCAACAAGATGAACTGCAACCACCAACGCGAGGTGACCGAACTGAAGCGCACCCACCAGATGCAGTTGCTCGACGCTCTGGAGGAGGCGCGCACAAAGCACGAGCAGATCGAGACGACCATTCGCGAGAGCTGTGCCCAGGATCGAGAGGCCATCATCGAGAAGGAGCGCACTGCCATCCGGGAGCGATTTGAGAGGCAGCTGGAGGAGGAGCAAAGGACGCAGGCGGAGCAGCGCCAGAAACTCACAGAGGAGTTCGCTGCGGAGAGGGAGCGTCTTCAGATGGAAATCCGTCAGCGGGAGAACGACCACCAGGCCAGGAGACAGGATGCTCTAAGGGAACAGGAGCAGGAACTCGAGCAGGCCAAGTTCGAAATGCAGGAGCGGATGGCCAAGCAGGAGGAGAAGTACCAGAACCGCATCAACACCATTGAGCAGCAGTACCAGGCGGACTTTGAGCTGTGGAAGACGGAGCACGAGAACAAGACCAAATTGGCCCAGGCGGAGAAGGAGAACGCCATCAGGCAGCACTACCGGGCGGAGAGGGATCGCCAGCTGGACGAGCTGGTGGTGCGCATGGAGGCCGATGCACTGCAGCACAGCGAGGAGCACGAGCTGAAGATCAA TCGCCTTAAGGAGAAGTACGAGAAGGACCTGGTTCTGGCCGAGAGCGTGGAGAAGTCGCTGCGGGAGAAGTACGCGGAAACTCGTGGCAAACTGGCGGAGGCGGATGCCCAGGTGCGGAACAGCCAGGCGGAGGTGAAGCAGCTGCAACTGGAGCTCAGTCACAGCAAGAAGATGTGCGGCGACATCATTATGGAGCGGGACAGGCTGCGGGAGAACCTCAACGCGGACATCCAGAACGAACTGGGAGTGCTCAGCGAGCGGCACAAGCAGGAGATGGAGCAGCTTCAAAAGCGGGTCCACCAGACTATCCAGCGGCAGGAGGAGACCATTGAGATCCTGAAGGGCGATAACGATGGCCTCAGACAGCAGTGCCTGAAACTTAACGCAGTTATACGACAGCAGCGAAAGGATTACTGTGTCAAATAG
- the LOC119550060 gene encoding centrosomal protein of 131 kDa isoform X2 codes for MDLCLKGSQINLATRQKTKPKYTSRSLTSLHSPCPHFRPRSANFLQQRSRSSPFLGRPQSADPKFGRRLSTFFSDKELRNSTKVSSNDLLKSLLEEPIKRSWLCRSTCNSSESDYSLQKRTPDSSEEGEHFLVTMSAGEKGKSYSSYSGTQGLSNGALLQRTAKPDLPGRVSFSKPNMHNDLDSSDCDNDKQEVRSSISAPGPLTLPSFLSKVEQADPAGQKKSVHFGSTAAEGEVLAETYEYPKCPSENCTCSTRSSSTTSTNEASSTAEVKCACDAPSCRFVEEPKPTDPIPTLPKAPTPELNVIREYNQAVKNHLGTETLNNIELLPNYLDKFGSPSKEKQNNLSETKNGATTSSSANSATSYRSASNPRNFGAENNFLPSLQDDRRSFGSGSSESVINNYLKVASTPPFVGKKKENVKPASADPIARSSKPKVNKMAANPAPLGKLKKAISVGNLREERKLSEYNLDKVDSWMSIQDQKQYDHKHKPGLEDLDEGQDNDTASQMSLKSNEDSRDSTYDEIVSVIKEIEEDKKRDNFSERIPSELNLKLDSRCETAETVTLSEGAVPESGDKYKDILAYLNNVESSCDKTLMETRRSMPDSNRSEVEFVVEPDVTDEVPKLSELLMLPNHQLARRVIALSLRANELANAIHMSKEHVFQLRGEKQKSLRAEKSTAAAKLRDQKKHYEEVVTRHQGFIEQLLKDKGSLCEKVAALTRRLESQNQAWEHRLETELARTKETTMAGEKIRRERWVRENTKKIKELTVKGLEAEINKMNCNHQREVTELKRTHQMQLLDALEEARTKHEQIETTIRESCAQDREAIIEKERTAIRERFERQLEEEQRTQAEQRQKLTEEFAAERERLQMEIRQRENDHQARRQDALREQEQELEQAKFEMQERMAKQEEKYQNRINTIEQQYQADFELWKTEHENKTKLAQAEKENAIRQHYRAERDRQLDELVVRMEADALQHSEEHELKINRLKEKYEKDLVLAESVEKSLREKYAETRGKLAEADAQVRNSQAEVKQLQLELSHSKKMCGDIIMERDRLRENLNADIQNELGVLSERHKQEMEQLQKRVHQTIQRQEETIEILKGDNDGLRQQCLKLNAVIRQQRKDYCVK; via the exons ATGGATTTATGTCTTAAGGGCTCGCAG ATAAACCTCGCTACACGACAGAAAACGAAGCCCAAGTACACAAGTCGTTCGCTGACGAGTCTCCACAGTCCGTGTCCCCATTTCCGGCCTCGTTCGGCCAACTTCCTCCAACAGCGCAGTCGCTCCTCGCCCTTCCTGGGAAGACCTCAGTCCGCGGACCCCAAGTTCGGTCGTCGGCTGAGCACCTTTTTCAGCGACAAGGAGCTGAGAAACAGCACCAAG GTATCCTCCAACGACCTGCTGAAATCCCTCCTGGAGGAGCCCATCAAGCGCAGCTGGCTCTGCCGCAGCACCTGCAACTCCTCCGAGTCGGACTACTCGCTCCAGAAGCGCACCCCCGACAGCAGCGAGGAGGGGGAGCACTTCCTGGTCACCATGTCAGCTGGTGAAAAGGGCAAATCCTACTCCTCCTACTCCGGAACCCAGGGCCTCAGCAATGGGGCTCTCCTCCAGCGCACCGCCAAGCCAGATCTTCCGGGCAGAGTGTCCTTCAGTAAGCCCAATATGCACAACGACTTGGACTCCAGTGACTGCGATAATGACAAACAAGAAGTCAGGTCTAGTATCTCCGCCCCGGGTCCCCTAACTCTTCCCAGTTTCTTGAGCAAAGTGGAGCAGGCTGATCCAGCTGGTCAGAAGAAATCAGTTCACTTCGGTTCCACTGCCGCCGAAGGAGAGGTTCTGGCAGAGACCTACGAGTATCCCAAATGTCCCTCGGAGAACTGCACTTGCAGTACGCGATCCTCTTCCACCACTAGTACCAATGAGGCTTCATCCACAGCGGAGGTCAAGTGTGCCTGTGATGCACCCAGCTGTCGGTTCGTGGAGGAACCCAAACCCACAGATCCCATTCCCACTCTTCCCAAGGCTCCCACTCCAGAGTTAAATGTCATAAGAGAGTACAACCAGGCGGTGAAGAACCACTTGGGAACCGAAACCCTCAACAACATAGAGCTACTGCCCAACTATTTGGACAAGTTTGGCTCTCCTTCGAAGGAGAAGCAGAACAATCTTTCGGAGACCAAGAACGGAGCCACTACTAGTTCCTCTGCCAATAGTGCCACCTCCTACAGATCAGCTTCCAACCCCAGGAACTTTGGGGCCGAAAACAATTTCTTACCATCCCTGCAAGACGATAGAAGATCATTTGGGAGTGGCAGTTCCGAATCCGTGATTAACAACTACCTCAAGGTGGCCTCGACTCCTCCATTTGTGGGCAAGAAGAAGGAGAACGTGAAGCCCGCCAGTGCGGATCCCATTGCCAGGAGCAGTAAGCCCAAGGTGAACAAGATGGCAGCCAATCCTGCTCCATTGGGAAAACTCAAGAAGGCCATCAGTGTGGGCAACCTGCGGGAGGAGCGAAAGCTCTCCGAGTACAATCTCGACAAGGTGGACAGCTGGATGAGCATCCAGGATCAGAAGCAGTACGATCACAAGCACAAGCCGGGACTGGAGGATCTGGACGAGGGTCAGGACAACGATACTGCCTCTCAGATGTCTCTAAAGTCGAATGAGGACTCTAGGGACTCCACCTACGACGAGATTGTATCCGTCATCAAGGAAATCGAAGAGGACAAAAAGAGGG ATAACTTCTCCGAGCGCATTCCCAGTGAACTGAACCTGAAACTGGATTCTCGTTGCGAGACCGCCGAAACAGTTACCCTTAGTGAAGGAGCAGTTCCTGAAAGTGGTGATAAGTACAA GGACATCTTGGCCTATCTTAACAATGTGGAGAGCAGTTGCGACAAGACGCTGATGGAGACACGTCGCTCCATGCCGGATAGCAATCGATCCGAGGTGGAATTCGTGGTGGAACCCGATGTCACCGATGAGGTGCCCAA ATTATCtgagctgctgatgttgcCCAATCACCAGTTGGCCAGAAGGGTTATTGCCCTGAGCCTGCGGGCTAATGAGTTGGCCAATGCCATCCACATGTCCAAGGAGCACGTCTTCCAGCTGCGGGGTGAGAAGCAGAAGAGCCTGCGGGCCGAGAAGTCCACCGCTGCGGCCAAACTGCGGGATCAAAAGAAGCACTACGAGGAGGTGGTGACCCGGCATCAGGGCTTCATCGAGCAGCTGCTCAAGGACAAGGGATCCCTCTGCGAGAAGGTGGCGGCCCTCACCCGCCGTCTGGAGAGCCAAAACCAGGCCTGGGAGCACCGCCTGGAAACGGAACTGGCCAGGACCAAGGAGACCACCATGGCGGGTGAAAAGATTCGGCGAGAGCGTTGGGTGCGCGAGAATACCAAGAAGATAAAG GAACTCACGGTTAAAGGCCTGGAGGCGGAGATCAACAAGATGAACTGCAACCACCAACGCGAGGTGACCGAACTGAAGCGCACCCACCAGATGCAGTTGCTCGACGCTCTGGAGGAGGCGCGCACAAAGCACGAGCAGATCGAGACGACCATTCGCGAGAGCTGTGCCCAGGATCGAGAGGCCATCATCGAGAAGGAGCGCACTGCCATCCGGGAGCGATTTGAGAGGCAGCTGGAGGAGGAGCAAAGGACGCAGGCGGAGCAGCGCCAGAAACTCACAGAGGAGTTCGCTGCGGAGAGGGAGCGTCTTCAGATGGAAATCCGTCAGCGGGAGAACGACCACCAGGCCAGGAGACAGGATGCTCTAAGGGAACAGGAGCAGGAACTCGAGCAGGCCAAGTTCGAAATGCAGGAGCGGATGGCCAAGCAGGAGGAGAAGTACCAGAACCGCATCAACACCATTGAGCAGCAGTACCAGGCGGACTTTGAGCTGTGGAAGACGGAGCACGAGAACAAGACCAAATTGGCCCAGGCGGAGAAGGAGAACGCCATCAGGCAGCACTACCGGGCGGAGAGGGATCGCCAGCTGGACGAGCTGGTGGTGCGCATGGAGGCCGATGCACTGCAGCACAGCGAGGAGCACGAGCTGAAGATCAA TCGCCTTAAGGAGAAGTACGAGAAGGACCTGGTTCTGGCCGAGAGCGTGGAGAAGTCGCTGCGGGAGAAGTACGCGGAAACTCGTGGCAAACTGGCGGAGGCGGATGCCCAGGTGCGGAACAGCCAGGCGGAGGTGAAGCAGCTGCAACTGGAGCTCAGTCACAGCAAGAAGATGTGCGGCGACATCATTATGGAGCGGGACAGGCTGCGGGAGAACCTCAACGCGGACATCCAGAACGAACTGGGAGTGCTCAGCGAGCGGCACAAGCAGGAGATGGAGCAGCTTCAAAAGCGGGTCCACCAGACTATCCAGCGGCAGGAGGAGACCATTGAGATCCTGAAGGGCGATAACGATGGCCTCAGACAGCAGTGCCTGAAACTTAACGCAGTTATACGACAGCAGCGAAAGGATTACTGTGTCAAATAG
- the LOC119550496 gene encoding lithostathine-1-beta — MTLVLRILYCLPLLLLPLHIVEVNAKGICLYFSEAIATWFDALIACQKQFMCLADLDTEVTLVQMEAKVQHNDHGYWFGLNAHEKTSYRYVSNNKSIEYSPTSSNLVNDGGCAFVKHDDGFYKFLSADCHARKRFICTIVEECDGVRMRPKKPPCVISQEDKEIVAY, encoded by the exons ATGACTTTGGTATTGCGCATTCTCTACTGTCTTCCTTTATTGCTGCTACCCTTGCATATAGTAGAAGTTAATGCGAAGGGAATATGTCTCTATTTTAGCGAGGCAATA GCGACTTGGTTTGATGCCCTGATTGCCTGCCAAAAGCAATTCATGTGTTTGGCTGATTTGGACACCGAAGTCACCCTGGTTCAGATGGAAGCCAAAGTGCAACACAATGACCACGGCTACTGGTTCGGCTTGAATGCACACGAGAAAACCAGCTACAGATACGTCTCTAACAACAAGTCCATAGAGTACTCCCCAACCAGTTCTAATCTGGTGAACGATGGGGGATGCGCCTTTGTGAAACACGATGATGGGTTTTACAAATTTCTATCCGCCGACTGCCACGCGAGGAAAAGATTCATCTGCACCATAGTCGAAGAATGCGACGGAGTGCGCATGAGACCCAAAAAACCGCCATGTGTCATAAGCCAGGAGGACAAGGAGATTGTGGCCTATTAA
- the LOC119550495 gene encoding uncharacterized protein LOC119550495: MDDSFRYSNIGNSFGFICRTIQKQCGIQQVASYEKDEFRELLKILNGKESFLAAKFFCQLPANVGSFRVLLQLQELRILTATQYILSKENSDELQVDMIIFLNSEFELLANIFNAAAYDSESTLRLTSIVTSALSHLYSGLVSNPKISNLGYVEPLCKAIPNNALKVCINMHLNTLLELHRAENINEAFANFSTWINEGVDELTFVKHLCDKLFVGHHQEVLQYLFKQSNTESFRQWKFFLILVQSIASAASPETTTYIKKYLKNRLLQTASTGSLKSLLHLLLTARAACASTMDIQKNLDNYAKWYKQNIGEMTYILGTEKFQTTLGLLEESLEYEKEIEYLEIHVLIAISPGGRLVQAYKTKCRAQLSQLKSAAKNKASKD; the protein is encoded by the exons ATGGATGATTCTTTTCGTTATTCCAATATCGGAAACAGCTTTGGCTTTATTTGCAGG ACCATACAAAAGCAATGCGGAATTCAACAAGTCGCATCCTacgaaaaggacgaatttcgCGAGCTCCTGAAGATTCTGAATGGCAAGGAAAGT TTCCTGGCCGCCAAGTTCTTTTGCCAGTTGCCGGCGAATGTCGGCAGCTTCAGGGTGCTCCTTCAGCTCCAGGAACTCCGCATCCTGACTGCCACGCAGTACATCCTTAG CAAGGAGAACTCCGACGAGCTGCAGGTGGACATGATCATATTCCTAAACTCCGAGTTTGAGCTCCTCGCCAATATCTTTAATGCCGCAGCTTACG ATTCCGAGTCTACACTGAGGTTAACCTCTATCGTTACTTCAGCTTTGAGCCATCTGTACTCCGGCCTCGTTAGCAATCCCAAAATAAGCAACTTGGGCTACGTGGAGCCTTTATGCAAAGCCATACCAA ATAATGCCCTTAAGGTTTGCATTAACATGCATTTGAACACCCTGCTGGAACTTCACCGGGCCGAGAATATCAACGAAGCATTCGCCAACTTCAGCACCTGGATCAACGAGGGCGTAGATGAACTTACTTTTGTGAAACACCTTTGCGATAAg CTGTTTGTTGGCCATCACCAGGAAGTCCTTCAGTACCTTTTCAAGCAGTCCAACACGGAATCCTTTAGGCAATGGAAGTTCTTCCTCATTTTAGTGCAGTCCATCGCCAGTGCTGCCAGTCCAGAAACCACAACATATATTAAAA AGTATTTGAAAAACAGACTTTTGCAAACCGCTTCTACTGGCAGTCTGAAGTCACTACTTCATTTGCTGCTCACTGCAAGGGCTGCCTGTGCATCAACCATGGATATTCAGAAAAATCTGGACAACTACGCCAAGTGGTACAAGCAGAACATTGGTGAAATGACTTACATCCTAGGCACGGAAAAGTTTCAAACCACTTTGGGACTTTTGGAAGAATCTTTGGAATATGAAAAGGAGATTGAATATCTGGAG attcatgttttaattgccaTTTCACCTGGAGGACGACTGGTTCAGGcctataaaactaaatgtcgGGCACAGCTATCTCAACTGAAATCGGCAGCGAAGAATAAAGCTTCCAAAGACTAG